Proteins found in one Gordonia sp. PDNC005 genomic segment:
- a CDS encoding dihydrofolate reductase: MRKLIYYVGASLDGYIAGPEGEIDFLPVSDEFLGWITDRYPETLPTHVRRAIGADDRPNNAFDTVVMGRATFEPALTIPTTRPYGHLREYVVSTTIAIDDPDVEVVRDGPTALIRSLKSEPSDSHIWLAGGGRLAASLLPEIDGLVIKSYPVIAGGGIPMFAGGFDPSAFAVTDREHFANGTSVSWFDRR, from the coding sequence ATGCGAAAGCTCATCTACTACGTCGGCGCATCACTCGACGGATACATCGCCGGGCCCGAGGGCGAGATCGACTTCCTGCCCGTCAGCGACGAGTTCCTCGGGTGGATCACAGACCGCTACCCGGAGACTCTCCCGACCCACGTGAGACGTGCGATCGGCGCCGACGACCGTCCGAACAACGCGTTCGACACAGTGGTGATGGGTCGAGCGACATTCGAGCCCGCTCTGACGATCCCGACTACACGCCCGTACGGCCACCTCCGCGAGTACGTCGTCTCGACGACGATCGCCATCGACGACCCGGACGTCGAAGTGGTGCGTGACGGCCCGACCGCCCTGATCCGGTCGTTGAAGTCCGAACCCTCCGATTCGCACATCTGGCTCGCCGGCGGCGGCCGGCTCGCAGCTTCGCTGTTGCCCGAGATCGACGGCCTGGTGATCAAGTCGTACCCGGTGATCGCAGGAGGCGGGATTCCGATGTTCGCGGGCGGATTCGATCCGAGTGCCTTCGCCGTGACCGATCGCGAGCACTTCGCGAACGGCACGAGCGTTTCGTGGTTCGATCGTCGATGA
- a CDS encoding acyltransferase encodes MEQAVDETAQATRSGESAVAVADRPPARSRSGRPPRAQTADFVRVLLFTGVVVAHSVNGINNGPDTLRAAGLIGVLLHLTRYGFVAVTLFVLVLSMQGKSMTPTQFWRRRFGLVVWPYLAWTLIYSVTDHLLGTDNPFPGVGQFADDLGRSVITGEAKYQLYFLLISMQIYLFFPLIGAVLDRAAHRPWSILGVGAVVQAAMFVIYQYLPRPSGPVWEVVYQHLWKTLPMYALFVAIGAVAAHNRAALEEWLREHAVGVVLASVVGASFSIGWFLATSGPGRLPDGATTPWNPVFLPWLVSGLVLLWMGAMWWDGLRQSGRRVGARAVSAATLRAFGVFAVHPLILDLLARIGYFDALFTWFPNSATIRSILLIVVTLGLSLALVDLLLRTPVSKWLVARDRIPLPRLRGRRSVSEA; translated from the coding sequence GTGGAGCAGGCCGTCGATGAGACAGCTCAGGCGACGAGGAGTGGCGAGTCGGCTGTAGCCGTCGCCGACCGCCCGCCTGCCAGATCACGCTCGGGACGCCCACCACGCGCGCAGACCGCAGACTTCGTCCGGGTGCTCCTGTTCACCGGCGTCGTGGTGGCGCACAGTGTGAACGGAATCAACAACGGCCCCGACACGCTGCGTGCCGCAGGTCTCATCGGTGTGCTCCTGCATCTGACGCGCTACGGATTCGTCGCCGTGACACTGTTCGTGCTGGTTCTGTCGATGCAGGGCAAGTCGATGACGCCTACGCAGTTCTGGCGTCGCCGCTTCGGGCTCGTGGTCTGGCCGTACCTCGCGTGGACGTTGATCTACTCCGTCACCGATCATCTCCTCGGCACTGACAACCCGTTCCCGGGCGTCGGGCAGTTCGCCGACGACCTCGGCCGGTCGGTGATCACAGGCGAGGCCAAGTACCAGCTGTACTTCCTGCTGATCTCGATGCAGATCTACCTGTTCTTCCCGCTCATCGGCGCCGTCCTGGACCGTGCCGCGCACCGCCCGTGGTCGATCCTGGGGGTCGGGGCCGTGGTTCAGGCCGCGATGTTCGTGATCTACCAGTATCTTCCGCGCCCCTCCGGTCCCGTGTGGGAGGTCGTCTACCAGCACCTGTGGAAAACGCTCCCGATGTACGCATTGTTCGTCGCGATCGGCGCGGTCGCGGCCCACAACCGTGCCGCGCTCGAAGAGTGGCTTCGCGAACACGCCGTCGGGGTCGTCCTGGCCTCGGTGGTCGGAGCGTCGTTCAGCATCGGGTGGTTTCTGGCGACCTCGGGACCTGGTCGCCTCCCCGACGGCGCCACCACACCGTGGAACCCGGTGTTCCTGCCGTGGCTGGTGAGTGGTCTGGTCCTGCTCTGGATGGGCGCGATGTGGTGGGACGGGCTGCGGCAGTCTGGACGCCGAGTGGGCGCCCGTGCCGTGTCTGCTGCGACCCTGCGGGCATTCGGCGTGTTCGCCGTGCACCCGCTGATACTCGATCTCCTCGCCCGCATCGGGTACTTCGACGCATTGTTCACCTGGTTCCCGAACTCGGCGACGATCCGATCGATTCTGCTGATCGTCGTCACGCTCGGGCTGTCGCTGGCGCTCGTCGACCTGCTCCTCCGGACGCCGGTGAGCAAGTGGCTCGTGGCGCGTGACCGTATTCCGCTGCCGCGCTTGCGCGGGCGGCGGTCGGTGTCGGAGGCTTGA
- a CDS encoding thiamine-binding protein, producing MIVAFSVAPSGEPSDPTVSRSADTDSGGVHDAVAAAVRVVRESGLPNRTSSMFTEIEGDWDEVMDVVKRATEEAGRYGSRVSLVLKADVRPGHTGEIDGKVSRVEAELSDQRSTS from the coding sequence ATGATCGTCGCCTTCTCCGTCGCACCGTCCGGTGAGCCGTCCGATCCGACCGTCTCCCGGTCGGCCGACACCGACTCGGGTGGTGTGCACGACGCTGTCGCAGCGGCCGTTCGCGTGGTCCGTGAATCGGGCTTGCCCAACCGGACCTCGAGCATGTTCACCGAGATCGAAGGCGACTGGGACGAGGTGATGGACGTCGTCAAGCGTGCCACCGAGGAAGCCGGACGCTACGGCTCGCGAGTCTCGCTGGTCCTCAAGGCGGACGTGCGCCCCGGCCACACCGGGGAGATCGACGGCAAGGTCAGTCGCGTGGAAGCCGAACTGTCCGATCAACGCTCCACGTCGTAA
- a CDS encoding response regulator, producing MTDGLGVLIVDDDFRVARLHASIVEALRGFHVVAQVGTVTAAREAVADHQVDLALLDVHLPDGSGIDLAAELACDSFIVGAESDSAAVRRATRSGALTYLIKPFDDTELARRLAGYAQYRRLLAAGRVDQRRVDEALSAVRFGNVGRERDAHKSPTESIVLALFDSRDTVLFADDVADRVGIAPPTARRHLAHLVAAGRLRMTLQYGGAGRPKQEYRLP from the coding sequence ATGACTGACGGGCTGGGCGTGCTGATCGTCGACGACGACTTCCGGGTGGCGCGACTTCATGCCTCGATCGTCGAGGCCTTGCGCGGCTTTCACGTGGTCGCACAGGTCGGGACGGTCACCGCGGCTCGCGAGGCGGTCGCAGACCACCAGGTGGACCTCGCTCTGCTCGACGTCCATCTGCCGGACGGGTCCGGCATCGATCTGGCCGCTGAACTGGCGTGCGACTCTTTCATCGTCGGTGCGGAGTCGGACAGTGCTGCGGTTCGGCGCGCGACGCGTTCGGGCGCGCTGACGTATCTGATCAAACCGTTCGATGACACCGAGTTGGCTCGTCGGCTCGCCGGTTACGCTCAATACCGTCGACTCCTCGCAGCAGGACGCGTGGACCAGCGCCGAGTCGACGAAGCGCTGTCAGCCGTTCGGTTCGGAAACGTCGGGCGGGAAAGGGACGCACACAAGTCGCCGACCGAGAGCATCGTCCTCGCGTTGTTCGACAGCCGTGACACCGTGTTGTTCGCCGACGACGTGGCCGACAGAGTCGGCATAGCGCCGCCGACTGCCCGACGGCACCTCGCACACCTCGTCGCGGCGGGGCGGCTGCGCATGACGCTGCAGTACGGTGGCGCCGGCAGACCCAAACAGGAGTATCGACTGCCCTGA
- a CDS encoding ABC transporter substrate-binding protein, protein MRNPRIAVAVAAIVALMSTLVGCATSNDSTTGGPHVFAEPEAGAYPVTLQHAYGSTTIDAQPKRVVVIGWSGADIAVDLGTVPVAQGTAASSAGGAYYPWFKDAVDRLGAPLPAVDESLERGEVDLEYVLSRQPDLILAVNSGITEKEYNRLSEIAPTVAFPGEAWSASAEEHIEIIGKALGRPARAAAIRRELTATLARTGADHPELSGKTFISGFAPGDDGQSIIFSTTDARVQTLVELGMRLLPAAVDLQHAAGDPSSFNVSLEQLLPLAPDLFLTVSTRAELDEVGRTHTAFTRWAPIADNRVALIEDKNVGLAFSTATPLGLRWGLPQIVSALSAAAKTPARP, encoded by the coding sequence ATGTCAACGCTGGTGGGATGTGCCACGTCGAATGACAGCACCACAGGCGGCCCCCACGTCTTCGCCGAACCGGAAGCCGGAGCCTACCCGGTCACGTTGCAGCACGCGTACGGATCGACGACGATCGACGCCCAGCCGAAACGGGTCGTGGTCATCGGATGGTCGGGGGCTGACATCGCCGTCGACCTCGGAACTGTGCCTGTCGCGCAGGGCACCGCCGCCAGCAGCGCGGGTGGCGCCTACTACCCCTGGTTCAAGGACGCCGTGGACAGGCTCGGCGCTCCTTTGCCCGCGGTCGACGAATCGCTGGAACGAGGCGAAGTCGATTTGGAGTACGTTCTGTCCCGGCAGCCCGACCTGATCCTGGCCGTCAATTCGGGAATCACCGAAAAGGAGTACAACCGGTTGAGCGAGATCGCTCCGACCGTCGCCTTCCCCGGTGAAGCATGGTCGGCGTCGGCGGAGGAACACATCGAGATCATCGGCAAGGCTCTCGGCCGACCAGCAAGAGCCGCAGCGATCCGCCGGGAGCTGACCGCAACCCTGGCACGGACAGGCGCCGACCATCCTGAGCTCAGCGGAAAGACGTTCATCAGCGGGTTCGCCCCCGGCGACGACGGGCAGTCGATCATCTTCTCGACCACGGACGCACGCGTGCAGACGCTCGTAGAACTCGGCATGCGCCTGCTCCCGGCGGCCGTCGACCTTCAGCACGCCGCGGGAGACCCGAGCAGCTTCAATGTGAGCCTCGAGCAGCTGCTGCCGCTCGCACCGGATCTGTTCCTCACCGTGTCGACCCGCGCGGAACTCGACGAGGTGGGTCGGACCCACACCGCGTTCACGCGATGGGCGCCGATCGCCGACAACCGCGTCGCCCTCATCGAGGACAAGAACGTCGGCCTCGCGTTCTCCACCGCGACACCGCTGGGCCTCCGATGGGGGCTCCCCCAGATCGTGTCCGCGCTTTCGGCTGCAGCGAAAACTCCGGCACGCCCCTGA
- a CDS encoding dihydrofolate reductase family protein, whose amino-acid sequence MTRELVYTGFMSIDGVVDSPGGEAEGHSAGGWVPRTPFVPEAFALKGDELAETSALMFGRRSYEAFAPIWSTSEDHAAYRDLPKYVVSSTLDSASLIDGWGDITVLRTVDDVAALKAGDGGAIFIHGSAELARGLSEAGLIDRYNLLVFPVLLGEGKSIFSRVAQTGQALRLRESEAYSNGVLKVVYDVER is encoded by the coding sequence ATGACGCGCGAACTGGTCTACACGGGATTCATGTCGATCGACGGTGTCGTCGATTCGCCCGGCGGCGAGGCGGAGGGGCACAGCGCGGGCGGCTGGGTGCCGCGCACACCGTTCGTGCCCGAAGCGTTCGCCCTCAAGGGCGACGAACTCGCCGAGACGTCGGCACTGATGTTCGGCCGCCGCAGCTACGAGGCGTTCGCGCCGATCTGGTCGACGTCCGAGGACCACGCCGCCTATCGGGACCTGCCCAAATACGTCGTGTCGTCGACGCTGGACAGCGCTTCGCTGATCGACGGGTGGGGCGACATCACGGTGCTCCGCACCGTCGACGACGTCGCAGCGCTGAAAGCGGGTGACGGCGGTGCGATCTTCATTCACGGCAGCGCCGAGCTGGCTCGCGGCTTGTCGGAGGCCGGCCTGATCGACCGGTACAACCTGCTCGTCTTCCCGGTCCTTCTCGGCGAGGGCAAGAGCATCTTCAGCCGTGTCGCCCAGACCGGGCAGGCCCTACGGCTGCGGGAGTCGGAGGCCTACTCGAACGGAGTGCTCAAAGTGGTTTACGACGTGGAGCGTTGA
- a CDS encoding citrate:proton symporter — MLVALGLGMVAVFMFLIMTKRATPVVALILVPTAFGLFAGAGLGISDMISDGIKDLAPTAAMLFFAIIFFGIMIDVGLFDPIVRAVVRLVRNDPARLVVGTAVLAAVVSLDGDGSTTFIIVTSALLPLYMKLGVSPVVLTVVAGLANGTMNILPWGGPTARAASALKIDAADVFVPMIPALVAGMLVVLAFSYHLGVMERRRVGRLEIRESVLVGHAVSGSSTPPTGGSGTVGTGGPSDGGSAFSGVLDPNRSTLRPRLLWVNAGLTVALLAVLGADIISIPVLFMIASGLALVINFPHVKDQQEAITRHSSSIVSVVAMVLAAAVLTGVFTGTGMVDALAHWLTGAIPDWMGPHLAIVTGLLSIPLTFLMSNDAFYFGVLPVLSETASKYGIEPAEMARASITGQPVHMQSPLVPAILLLVALAAVPLADHHKKVLWRAAVVSVTMLVVGAVVGVIPF; from the coding sequence ATGCTGGTAGCCCTCGGCCTGGGGATGGTGGCCGTGTTCATGTTCCTCATCATGACCAAACGTGCGACACCGGTCGTCGCACTGATTCTGGTCCCGACCGCTTTCGGCCTGTTCGCCGGAGCGGGCTTGGGCATCAGCGACATGATCTCGGACGGCATCAAGGACCTCGCCCCCACTGCCGCGATGCTGTTCTTCGCAATCATCTTCTTCGGCATCATGATCGATGTCGGCCTGTTCGACCCGATCGTTCGCGCGGTTGTCCGCCTCGTCCGGAATGATCCCGCACGGCTGGTCGTCGGCACCGCTGTCCTCGCGGCCGTCGTATCCCTCGACGGCGACGGCTCGACGACATTCATCATTGTCACGTCGGCGTTGCTGCCGTTGTACATGAAACTCGGGGTGAGCCCCGTGGTCCTCACTGTCGTCGCGGGACTGGCGAACGGGACGATGAACATCCTCCCGTGGGGCGGACCGACAGCGCGCGCAGCATCAGCGTTGAAGATCGATGCCGCGGACGTGTTCGTGCCGATGATCCCCGCGTTGGTGGCGGGAATGCTTGTGGTGCTCGCGTTCTCGTACCACCTCGGGGTGATGGAGCGTCGTCGCGTCGGCCGCCTCGAAATCCGTGAATCCGTGCTCGTCGGCCACGCGGTCAGCGGCTCGTCGACACCCCCGACCGGAGGCTCCGGAACAGTCGGGACCGGCGGACCGTCCGACGGCGGCAGTGCGTTCTCCGGCGTCCTCGACCCGAACCGTTCGACCCTGCGACCGCGCCTGCTCTGGGTCAACGCGGGGCTCACCGTCGCACTGCTCGCGGTACTCGGCGCCGACATCATCTCGATTCCAGTGCTCTTCATGATCGCGTCGGGACTAGCCCTGGTCATCAACTTCCCGCACGTCAAGGATCAGCAGGAGGCCATCACACGCCATTCGTCGTCGATCGTGTCCGTTGTCGCGATGGTCCTCGCCGCCGCCGTCTTGACAGGTGTGTTCACCGGAACCGGCATGGTCGACGCTCTCGCCCATTGGCTCACCGGTGCGATCCCCGACTGGATGGGCCCGCACCTGGCGATCGTCACCGGACTGTTGTCGATACCCTTGACCTTCTTGATGAGCAATGACGCGTTTTACTTCGGCGTGCTGCCGGTGCTGTCGGAGACCGCATCGAAGTACGGCATCGAACCCGCGGAGATGGCACGTGCGTCGATCACCGGCCAGCCGGTTCACATGCAGAGCCCCTTGGTCCCCGCGATTCTGCTGCTGGTCGCTCTCGCCGCAGTCCCCCTCGCCGACCATCACAAGAAGGTGCTCTGGCGCGCGGCCGTGGTGTCCGTGACGATGCTGGTCGTCGGTGCTGTGGTCGGCGTGATTCCGTTCTGA
- a CDS encoding TetR family transcriptional regulator — MRKNDARRTALVDAAIEVLASAGARGLTFRAVDAEAGVPNGTASNYFTSRDDLFTQIGGRVYDRLLPDEATVAGTLEGPRTPERYTEIMRDLVDRVTAFGSGQLALLELRLESTRRPELQRVLTARIRRDIDENQANHIASGLPGDEQSVLILYLALNWLILERLTLPDLLRTSEVDAVVEELVRRALAV; from the coding sequence ATGAGGAAAAACGATGCACGCCGAACGGCGTTGGTGGACGCCGCGATCGAGGTGCTCGCCTCCGCGGGTGCCAGAGGGCTCACCTTTCGCGCGGTCGACGCCGAGGCCGGCGTGCCGAACGGCACCGCGTCCAACTACTTCACAAGCCGTGACGACCTGTTCACGCAGATCGGAGGCCGCGTCTACGACCGGCTGCTGCCCGACGAGGCGACCGTAGCGGGCACGCTCGAGGGCCCGCGCACCCCGGAGCGCTACACCGAGATCATGCGCGATTTGGTGGACAGGGTGACCGCATTCGGCTCGGGCCAACTCGCCCTGCTCGAACTGCGCCTCGAGTCGACTCGCCGACCAGAACTGCAGCGGGTGCTGACGGCGCGAATCCGTCGTGACATCGACGAGAACCAGGCCAACCACATCGCGTCGGGGCTGCCGGGGGACGAGCAGTCGGTCCTGATCCTGTATCTCGCGCTCAACTGGCTGATTCTCGAGCGACTCACGCTGCCCGACCTGCTCAGGACGTCAGAGGTCGATGCGGTCGTTGAGGAGTTGGTCCGGCGAGCGCTCGCCGTCTGA
- a CDS encoding sensor histidine kinase, giving the protein MADDNRPVRRIRRLSLVTQILLLQIAVLAVSLAVGFGWHISTVDDDLREEYAERALAVSHTVAGDPDVQRLLSGLQGADLDAPALRRGVLAKEASDVVSRTGVLFVVIANRDGYRVAHPDPAEIGRHVSTDPTSVLDGRDVLDTDRGTLGESVRGKTAVYNEHGQVIGFVSTGISTQRVADATRRDIRIVVGLAGTALAVGIVGSALLARRWRRLTLGLQPDELVDLVRDQRAVLHALADGVVAVDSGGRLRMINPQARDLLGIVAPLGADRDALGLSERVRELLDREQPAPLPATVGDRIVLVTSHRVEADGRDLGMVLSVVDRTDVENLTRELDAIRSMSEALRAQRHETANRFHVLAGLLRQGDIDEASEYLSEVTGTRGRAGLDGLSNVEEPHLHAFVDAKAAAARERGVGMTLGPQTWVEGALRDPAAVVTVVGNLVDNAIEAAAPGGSVEVELLTSAGTLWVTVADSGAGIGFEQPEDVFTEGVSSKDGESVPGGRGMGLALARQISRRDGGDLRVVDAGGAGSELGGAVFVAELRDAVIDDD; this is encoded by the coding sequence ATGGCTGACGACAACCGCCCGGTCCGCAGGATCAGGCGGTTGTCGTTGGTCACGCAGATCCTGCTGCTGCAGATCGCGGTGCTCGCGGTGAGCCTTGCCGTCGGGTTCGGCTGGCACATCAGCACCGTCGACGACGACCTCCGCGAGGAGTACGCCGAGAGAGCGCTCGCCGTGTCACACACGGTGGCAGGCGATCCCGACGTTCAGCGCCTCCTGTCGGGTCTCCAGGGCGCCGATCTGGACGCACCCGCGCTACGACGCGGCGTGCTTGCGAAAGAGGCCAGCGATGTCGTATCCCGGACCGGCGTGCTGTTCGTCGTCATCGCCAACCGCGACGGTTACCGAGTAGCCCACCCTGATCCCGCCGAGATCGGCAGGCATGTCTCGACCGATCCGACATCAGTGCTCGACGGGCGGGACGTCCTCGACACAGACAGAGGCACGCTCGGCGAATCTGTGCGCGGAAAGACTGCGGTGTACAACGAGCACGGCCAGGTGATCGGCTTCGTGTCGACCGGCATCTCCACGCAGCGCGTCGCCGACGCCACTCGCCGCGACATCCGGATCGTCGTCGGCCTGGCGGGCACGGCACTCGCCGTCGGAATCGTGGGGTCGGCGCTGCTGGCCCGCCGGTGGCGGAGGCTGACTCTCGGTCTGCAACCCGACGAACTCGTCGATTTGGTTCGCGATCAGCGTGCAGTCCTCCACGCGCTCGCGGACGGGGTGGTCGCCGTCGACTCCGGCGGGCGACTGCGCATGATCAACCCACAGGCCAGAGACCTTCTCGGCATCGTCGCACCACTCGGCGCCGATCGCGACGCGCTCGGACTGTCCGAACGCGTCCGCGAATTGCTCGACCGAGAACAGCCGGCACCGCTGCCCGCTACCGTCGGCGACCGCATCGTCCTCGTGACCTCGCATCGAGTGGAAGCCGACGGCCGCGATCTCGGCATGGTGCTGTCGGTCGTGGACCGGACCGACGTCGAGAACCTGACACGAGAGCTCGATGCGATCCGCTCGATGAGCGAGGCGCTGCGAGCGCAACGCCACGAGACCGCCAATCGGTTCCACGTCCTCGCAGGTCTCCTCCGCCAAGGCGATATCGACGAAGCGTCCGAGTATCTGTCAGAAGTGACCGGAACCCGCGGGCGGGCGGGACTCGACGGGCTCTCCAACGTGGAGGAGCCACACTTGCACGCGTTCGTCGACGCCAAGGCGGCGGCAGCACGCGAACGAGGAGTCGGAATGACTCTCGGCCCCCAGACGTGGGTCGAGGGCGCTCTGCGTGATCCGGCCGCCGTCGTAACCGTCGTCGGCAATCTTGTCGACAACGCGATCGAGGCGGCGGCGCCCGGCGGCAGCGTCGAAGTGGAACTCCTCACCTCAGCCGGCACGCTGTGGGTGACTGTGGCCGACAGCGGAGCGGGCATAGGCTTCGAGCAGCCTGAGGACGTCTTCACCGAGGGAGTGTCCTCGAAGGATGGGGAGTCGGTGCCGGGCGGCCGCGGCATGGGTCTCGCCCTGGCCCGACAGATCTCTCGACGAGACGGCGGCGACCTCCGGGTGGTCGATGCGGGTGGTGCAGGATCGGAGCTGGGCGGCGCGGTGTTCGTCGCGGAACTGAGGGATGCGGTGATCGACGATGACTGA
- a CDS encoding carboxymuconolactone decarboxylase family protein translates to MFIDIPQGKDPIGYVWGEMVPGIGQAAARLATSVYEHTTLGLREFEAARLRIAQINGCLFCQDFRTDRDGVKVEADFDTAVENWRTTDAFDDRARLAAEYAERFATDHHGLDDEFWDRMRAQYSDTEIVELSMCLGSWLSFGRLNRVLGLDEVCVLPSHVAG, encoded by the coding sequence ATGTTCATCGACATCCCTCAAGGCAAAGACCCGATCGGCTACGTGTGGGGCGAGATGGTCCCCGGCATCGGGCAGGCGGCGGCACGCCTGGCCACCAGCGTCTACGAGCACACGACGCTCGGCCTGCGCGAGTTCGAGGCCGCCAGGCTGCGGATCGCACAGATCAACGGCTGTCTGTTCTGTCAGGACTTCCGAACCGATCGCGACGGTGTGAAAGTCGAAGCGGATTTCGACACCGCCGTGGAGAACTGGCGCACGACCGACGCGTTCGACGACCGCGCACGCCTCGCCGCCGAGTACGCCGAACGATTCGCCACCGACCATCACGGCCTCGACGACGAGTTCTGGGACCGGATGCGAGCGCAGTACTCCGACACCGAGATCGTCGAACTCTCCATGTGCCTCGGCTCCTGGCTGTCGTTCGGTCGGCTCAATCGTGTGCTCGGACTCGATGAGGTGTGCGTCCTGCCGAGTCACGTCGCCGGTTAG